The following are encoded in a window of Candidatus Poribacteria bacterium genomic DNA:
- the rpsS gene encoding 30S ribosomal protein S19 — MARSIKKGPYIDPKLAKKVAAMERSGTKRVIRTWSRRSTITPELVGHTLAIYNGKKFFPVYITENMVGHKLGEFSPTRTFRSHASGGGERR; from the coding sequence ATGGCGCGTTCTATTAAAAAGGGCCCCTACATAGACCCGAAACTCGCCAAGAAGGTAGCCGCTATGGAACGCTCTGGCACCAAACGCGTGATTCGCACTTGGTCCCGACGTTCGACGATTACCCCTGAATTGGTAGGACACACCTTGGCAATTTACAACGGGAAAAAGTTTTTTCCGGTGTATATCACAGAGAACATGGTAGGCCATAAACTTGGTGAATTCTCACCAACCCGTACCTTCCGTTCTCACGCCAGTGGCGGTGGCGAAAGAAGATAA
- the rpsC gene encoding 30S ribosomal protein S3 — protein MGQKTHPRGLRLGIIETWDSKWYSERDYAKWLHEDFKIQKFVKEQLARAGISRVEVERVADRCSINIHTARPGIVIGRRGAEAEKLQALIEKEVGCPVRINVSEIRVAEMDAQLVSEAVATQIERRAGFKHAMRRSISSSMQAGALGVKIMVSGRLDGKEIARAESSIEGRVPLHTLRADVDYGFTEANTTYGKIGVKTWIFKGEIIGVPDKLKGETSERRQPGRREDTGSQRSERRRGDRRSGSQDGRSRQSGRQDRGRNRRRPRQGNQGSKGDS, from the coding sequence GTGGGACAAAAAACTCACCCGCGTGGATTACGCTTAGGAATCATCGAGACGTGGGATTCAAAGTGGTATAGCGAACGGGATTACGCCAAATGGCTCCATGAAGATTTTAAGATTCAGAAGTTCGTCAAGGAGCAACTAGCACGTGCCGGGATTTCGCGCGTCGAAGTAGAACGCGTCGCTGACCGTTGCAGCATCAACATCCATACAGCACGTCCAGGTATTGTCATTGGCCGCCGCGGTGCTGAAGCTGAAAAGTTACAAGCATTAATCGAGAAAGAGGTCGGCTGCCCCGTCCGGATTAATGTCTCGGAAATTAGAGTCGCTGAAATGGATGCCCAACTTGTATCTGAAGCTGTTGCAACGCAAATAGAACGCCGTGCCGGTTTTAAACACGCAATGCGCCGGAGTATCTCCAGTTCAATGCAAGCAGGGGCCTTAGGCGTTAAAATTATGGTGAGCGGTAGATTAGACGGTAAGGAAATCGCCCGCGCTGAATCCAGCATTGAGGGACGCGTGCCGCTTCATACCCTCCGAGCTGATGTCGACTACGGGTTTACTGAGGCAAATACAACCTACGGTAAAATCGGAGTTAAAACTTGGATTTTCAAGGGCGAAATTATCGGGGTTCCCGATAAATTAAAGGGCGAAACATCTGAGCGCCGTCAACCTGGACGACGCGAAGATACTGGTTCGCAACGTTCTGAACGTCGACGGGGCGACAGACGTTCCGGCTCTCAAGACGGACGATCTCGACAATCCGGAAGACAAGACAGAGGCAGAAATCGACGCAGACCCCGTCAAGGCAATCAGGGTTCCAAGGGCGATTCATAA
- the rplW gene encoding 50S ribosomal protein L23, with product MKDAYQIILQPLITEKSTILREDNKYAFVVDRNATKPQIRRAAEELFDLQGDILKVRTMHVRGKPKGKMLRYQRGRKPHWKKAILTLREGVTIQAFETI from the coding sequence ATGAAGGATGCATATCAGATTATATTGCAACCGCTGATTACAGAGAAAAGCACAATTCTCCGCGAAGATAATAAGTACGCATTTGTTGTTGATCGCAATGCCACGAAACCTCAGATTCGCCGCGCTGCTGAAGAGTTGTTTGACCTCCAAGGGGACATCCTTAAAGTGCGGACAATGCACGTTCGCGGTAAGCCGAAAGGTAAAATGTTGCGCTATCAACGTGGTAGGAAACCGCATTGGAAAAAAGCGATTCTTACCCTAAGAGAAGGTGTGACGATCCAAGCGTTTGAAACTATATAG
- the rplB gene encoding 50S ribosomal protein L2, which yields MPKTYSPITPSRRFMTGYTFEELTRSKPEKSLVKGSKQKAGRNSNGRLTVRRRGGGHKRRYRVIDFKRDKFGIPAKVAAIEYDPNRSAHIALLHYADGEKRYILAPVGIQVGDTLTSGEDAEIRVGNALPLEKIPLGSSIHNIEMKPGKGGQLVRSAGGTAQLVDREGKYARIRLPSGEIRLIPVQAMATLGQVGNVSKIVIGKAGRSRWLGKRPKVRGVAMNPIDHPHGGGEGKSSGGRHPVTPWGVPTKGYKTRNPKKKSSRYIVGKRK from the coding sequence GTGCCTAAAACGTATTCACCTATAACCCCAAGTCGTCGGTTTATGACAGGGTACACCTTTGAAGAGCTTACGCGGAGCAAACCGGAAAAATCGCTCGTTAAAGGGAGTAAGCAGAAAGCCGGCCGGAATTCCAACGGACGCTTGACAGTGAGGCGCCGCGGTGGTGGACACAAACGCCGATACAGGGTCATCGACTTCAAACGTGATAAGTTTGGCATCCCTGCCAAAGTTGCTGCAATTGAATATGATCCGAATCGGTCTGCACACATCGCCCTGCTCCACTATGCTGACGGGGAAAAACGCTATATTCTTGCCCCGGTCGGTATCCAAGTAGGGGACACGCTTACTTCGGGCGAAGACGCGGAAATTCGGGTCGGAAACGCTCTGCCGCTGGAAAAAATCCCACTCGGCTCCTCCATCCACAATATAGAGATGAAGCCCGGCAAAGGTGGGCAACTTGTGCGTAGTGCCGGTGGTACCGCTCAGTTAGTTGACAGAGAGGGAAAATACGCCCGTATCCGACTGCCATCAGGCGAAATTCGGCTCATTCCAGTCCAAGCGATGGCAACACTCGGTCAAGTTGGCAACGTCAGTAAGATCGTCATCGGTAAAGCGGGACGTTCACGATGGCTCGGCAAACGTCCGAAAGTCAGAGGGGTCGCGATGAACCCGATTGACCATCCACATGGCGGTGGTGAAGGAAAAAGTTCCGGGGGTAGGCATCCAGTCACACCTTGGGGCGTTCCAACCAAAGGGTATAAGACCCGAAACCCGAAGAAAAAATCGAGCCGCTATATTGTCGGAAAACGAAAATAA
- the rplP gene encoding 50S ribosomal protein L16: MLMPKRVMRRYVHRGKRRGKPLRGSQINFGEYGLQAMEAGWITNNQIESARIAITRYVRRGGKLWIKIFPHKPLSKQPAETRMGKGKKGPPEYWVAVVKPGRVLFELSGVSVEDAKGAMKRAAHKLPIKTKFVARNA, from the coding sequence GTGTTAATGCCGAAACGCGTGATGCGCCGCTATGTGCATCGCGGGAAACGCCGTGGCAAACCGCTCCGTGGCTCACAAATCAACTTCGGTGAATATGGTTTGCAAGCAATGGAAGCTGGCTGGATTACAAATAACCAGATTGAATCTGCGCGTATCGCTATCACGCGGTATGTACGCCGCGGTGGAAAACTTTGGATCAAGATTTTCCCGCACAAACCACTCAGTAAACAACCCGCTGAAACCCGCATGGGTAAGGGCAAAAAAGGCCCACCCGAATACTGGGTCGCTGTGGTCAAACCCGGCAGAGTCCTTTTTGAATTAAGCGGCGTTTCGGTTGAAGATGCAAAAGGGGCGATGAAACGAGCCGCCCACAAATTGCCAATCAAAACTAAGTTCGTTGCACGGAATGCGTAA
- the rplN gene encoding 50S ribosomal protein L14 → MVQSYSRLTCADNTGARKLMCISVLGGTRRRYARVGDVIVASIKEATPNTQVKTGEVVRAVVVRTTKEYRRVDGSYIKFDQNAAVLVDPPDREGNQLPRGTRIFGPVARELREKGFTRIISLAPEVI, encoded by the coding sequence ATGGTTCAATCATACTCTCGATTAACCTGTGCTGATAATACTGGCGCAAGGAAATTAATGTGCATTAGTGTATTAGGCGGCACGCGTCGACGCTATGCCCGCGTAGGCGACGTGATTGTAGCAAGCATCAAAGAAGCAACACCTAATACACAAGTTAAAACCGGTGAAGTCGTTCGCGCAGTTGTCGTCCGTACGACTAAAGAATATCGACGCGTAGACGGCTCCTATATTAAATTTGACCAGAATGCTGCTGTTCTCGTCGATCCACCGGATCGAGAAGGGAACCAACTTCCACGCGGCACCCGAATTTTCGGGCCCGTTGCGCGAGAACTCAGAGAAAAGGGGTTCACCCGAATTATCTCGCTCGCCCCTGAGGTTATTTAG
- the rplV gene encoding 50S ribosomal protein L22, producing the protein MEARSKIRNASVAPRKARLVADLVRNQYVEDALSQLSFTHKAASPIIYKLIQSAAANAQYQDPSIDIAGLYVKEIRVDEGITRKWIRPRARGMANRILKRSSHITVVVDEESTEDVES; encoded by the coding sequence ATGGAAGCCAGATCTAAAATTAGGAACGCATCGGTTGCCCCGCGGAAAGCCCGCTTGGTGGCTGATCTCGTCCGTAATCAATATGTTGAAGATGCGTTAAGTCAACTGAGCTTTACGCACAAAGCCGCGTCCCCTATCATCTACAAGCTGATTCAGTCAGCAGCCGCGAACGCACAATATCAAGACCCAAGTATTGATATTGCGGGCTTATACGTCAAAGAAATTCGTGTCGATGAAGGGATTACGCGGAAATGGATACGCCCGCGGGCACGGGGTATGGCAAATAGGATACTAAAACGCAGTAGCCATATTACCGTTGTCGTTGACGAAGAGAGTACCGAAGATGTTGAGTCATAA
- the rpsQ gene encoding 30S ribosomal protein S17, with product MNEERRRHRKFRTGLVTSNSMDKTVSVSIVRRYQHPLYKKVVRKTKKILAHDEQNSCNVGDVVQVVETRPLSRQKRWRVQAVVSTVQPAND from the coding sequence TTGAACGAGGAAAGAAGAAGGCATCGTAAATTTCGGACAGGTCTTGTTACGAGCAACAGTATGGATAAAACTGTCTCAGTGTCAATTGTGCGTCGCTATCAACACCCGCTTTACAAGAAAGTTGTCCGGAAAACGAAGAAAATTCTCGCTCATGATGAACAGAATAGTTGTAACGTCGGTGACGTGGTGCAGGTTGTTGAGACCCGTCCCCTGAGTCGTCAGAAACGGTGGCGGGTCCAAGCAGTAGTAAGCACAGTACAGCCCGCAAACGATTAA
- the rpmC gene encoding 50S ribosomal protein L29, with protein MKADELRAKTTEELESELKTLKESLFNQRFRSILGQQEDTTRIGKIRKDIARVKTLLHGRSQ; from the coding sequence ATGAAAGCGGATGAACTACGAGCAAAAACAACCGAAGAGTTGGAAAGTGAACTGAAAACGCTAAAGGAGAGCCTGTTTAACCAGAGATTTAGAAGTATCTTAGGACAACAAGAAGACACAACACGTATCGGTAAGATCCGCAAGGACATCGCACGTGTGAAAACTCTCTTGCACGGGCGTTCACAGTAA
- the rplD gene encoding 50S ribosomal protein L4: MSTLDVHNKSGDVLHEKVLADAFTEAEVNGHVIHQCVTAYLANQRQGTASTKSRSEVRGSGKKLYRQKGTGRARVGDAKAPHRVHGGVAFGPKPRSYRQYTPKRVRRLGLHSALADRFQNQQCILVEDFTLEQPRTKDMVNILKALNADGKVLLILDEHSPNIHLSVRNIPKVHSCTWNTLNVYQVMWHDTLIITEKAAEKLESKFVNTGSDAEGQD, translated from the coding sequence ATGTCAACTTTAGACGTACACAACAAGTCCGGAGATGTCCTGCACGAAAAGGTATTAGCCGACGCATTCACTGAGGCTGAGGTGAATGGTCATGTCATTCACCAGTGCGTTACTGCCTACCTTGCCAATCAGCGGCAAGGTACTGCATCAACGAAGAGTCGGAGTGAAGTGAGAGGCAGTGGGAAAAAACTCTACCGTCAAAAAGGAACTGGCAGAGCGCGGGTCGGAGACGCTAAGGCACCACACCGAGTCCACGGTGGTGTAGCCTTCGGACCGAAACCCCGGAGTTATCGGCAGTACACCCCGAAACGCGTCCGACGCCTCGGCTTACATAGCGCACTCGCAGACCGGTTCCAGAATCAGCAGTGCATTCTCGTTGAAGATTTTACGCTTGAACAACCGCGAACCAAAGACATGGTTAACATCTTAAAAGCACTGAACGCTGACGGAAAGGTACTGCTCATTCTTGATGAACACAGCCCGAATATCCACCTCTCCGTGAGGAACATTCCGAAAGTTCACAGCTGCACATGGAATACGCTCAACGTTTATCAAGTCATGTGGCACGATACGTTGATAATCACCGAGAAAGCCGCTGAGAAACTCGAATCCAAGTTCGTAAACACCGGTTCAGATGCGGAAGGACAAGACTGA